The Sparus aurata chromosome 10, fSpaAur1.1, whole genome shotgun sequence genome includes the window TCACTATTTATGCTTCAAACTATACAGCTGGTCTCTACTCGGTGTGGCTTTTACCCTCTCTGGCCCACGACTGAACATCCCTGTATAAACGATGTGTTAATGTATAATttcaatccagaaaaaaaagaataaataaataaaataaaatcgaAAATGAGCTTTTTCTGCAACAGTTGCTGCCCGAACGTCTCTCTTAATTGTAAAATTACTAAAAATGATCCAAGAAGACATGATAATGAACCTATTGATCAGTGCCATTCATGGAATATCTACAACAGCGATGCCACGGAATGATGCTTTCAATAACATCTGGGAAAATTCAAAACTCGTAACTTACTCTGTAACCTACTCAACCTACACAGCATTTGCATTGCATACATTAATACATCGTACGATATTCACCAGTTTAATCAAACGGGTAAATGACTGTTCACAGCAATGattgaaaaaaagcaaaaaaaagcaaaaaaaaaagggcaaataCTTATATTCAAatcactttaaaacaacaaaattaaagCAATGTTAGCTGTAAATAATTGTTTTCAtgaatcataataataatcataataataataataatcatagtAATCTGTAATACTTTCTGAACTCGGTATTTTCCAGAGATATTGATGGCTGACGAGCAGCCAGTAATCAATATTACCATACACCTGCTATATTCTAGGAACTCTGCTGCAAGCCGCTCTAATTTGATGAAAATCTTGAATCTGGAGTTACCCTGTTTGGTTTTTCCTTTCCATTTTGCAGAAAAGCCCGATCAAAACTTCTGTCGCTTGGACAACGAACCATGTTGTGACAGCAATGGGCCGGATACACCGCGTAGACCCGCCCTGCAGGATCACTGACACAGCTGACCTGGAAGCTCATgctcatcttttcttttcttttttttctttttcttttttttatccaccACCAGAATCTAGTCCAGTTGCATTACTGTGATTCCAATCAGTTACAGGAAATCACGGACGCAACTGTGTTCTTGTTTTATCTACCTGCTGGCAGAATGCAGTCCTGCCACATTCAGGTACGAGCGGTAACTCAAGCTGAGTGAAACACTTTCAGTTACATTTACAGGTCAGCGTTTCTCATCAAAACACAATCGTGACTGAGTGCCAGCACAAATAAGACTCACATTCTGACCGGATCACATTGTTGATATTGTATTAAATATATTCCTGACATGggcaacactttataataaccatcatacATACCTTATTCGATTTAGTTAAGCAATTCCATTGTAAAGAAACAATTGAATGGGCCATACATCaattgttgttaaaaacatcagttgcagCTCTCTGATGGCCATCCGCATAACTTTTCTTAAATGGACCACACAATATCTATcaaccatttacaaagtataGAACTCCAATtgtaactttacaataaacaattgctGAACaatagtttataaagcatttcgcAGCTTGTTAAGCACGTGTGATAAAAACCATCAGTTAGAAATGCTTCATTTATTGTTATGTTACTgttaagaaacaataaaatgaataataaaacatgtattaaGTAAGTTTTAAGGTTAAAAACACCAGTTGCAACTCATCCAAATAATCTTTATAAATGAACCACAcagtatattattattattattatgcacATCAAGTGCAACTTTGTGCTAAACAATTGCTAATAAgtagtttataaagcattgcaTTGCTTATTGACAATGAAATAACCATAACTAAGGTTTCATTAACCATAAAGTTgcattttttaatcaaatataattgtttatttaaataaattgaCAGATGCTATAACATGCtgctaaatatatatatcaagCCATCAAAGACAGCAAAAAAATACAGAGGACATGACCCCATCTGAAGATGCTTTACTGTTCTTATGAGAGTGCTGGTAAACATGTTGATTGACACACCCAGTTATGAAAAACGTCCACCAGATACCTGtcaaggaagagaaaaaaacaaaaaccacctGTTTGGCAGGAGTGGTGACGCACATGCTCAGCTCAGCAAATTCGAGGAATTTACTGAACCGAACATTCCCCTGGGTCCAAACAGGTTCTGATTCATTCTGGCTTGAGTGTCTTTCAGGGTAGTTTTATTTAGCACAACACAATGAAAAGAAACCGGTAGTACAAGATAATATCACAACCATGACCAAGCAGAGTttgacagaaatgtattttgccaacatttattctggcatgAATCAGTGATCCTTCTCTAAATTGCATCAGATTGTATTATAATCATTTTGTGCCTTTAAAACATGTATCTAATTATCTATTTTTTGACAACATCTTCAGTACCATCAGCCTTCTATTGGTATCAGCAGGCCTAGTGTTGTTACAATTATAAAGCAAACTTGTAAATATACACCCACAGCTTCCCTTACACTGACATTTTCCCATCTGCTCCATTAACCATTGTATTCATTATTGTTTCCTGTCATTCATATAATTGCATTCTGCCTTCTGGTACCTATCATTAagatttattctttctcttctctcactCTTTTGTTCCAGTCACACGCTCACATACCATCTTCGGATCAGGTGACTtcaggggaagaaaagaaagacaggtCACACCTCAGGCagactatccctttaaagtggAGCAGTCAGTCTaccagtcatttttttttccacatgagAGTGTAGCACACTGAGCCAACATGGGAGGCAAACTGTCAATCGGACggaagaagaatgaaaacaaaagaaaaattaagATTAGACTTGAACCACCCAGAAATGAGGCTCCTGAGTTGGATTATGAAGAATTTGATGTTTCGACCTACAGAGACCAATTTGCGTCTGACATATATGACAATGTGTCTCTTGGAGAGGACGCTGTGCCTCACTTATATGACAATGCTGATCATGGAGACAACTTTGTGCCTgaggacagcagcagtgggacaaCCTACGAGGAGAAATGTTATGACCCACAAGACCCCACGCTCAGCTTTGTAGATGGAAAAGATGAGATGGACTGTAAGTAGATGAGCTGAACAAATAAGAGCTTCGATTACAGATGAGTTATTTTACCTACTGATTTATAAGTATTTAATCAgggcttgtgtttgtctcacaGTTTTGTGTAACGAGTACAAGTCTCGTAGAGCGAAGATGTCCTGTGGTCATACAGCCACTCCGATGTCTCTCACTGACTGGTGTCTCAGGTTGTTGGATGAGGAGGTATGATGTTCACACCTTCACGATGAACTAAACTTACTAAACTGGCAAAAATGCAGAGCTTAAGTTTCATTTAGAGTTTAGTTAAATCAAAAACATTATATCTGGGCACTTTGCTCTTGACTCTGACGTTGGTTGATAGAAATAAACCATAAGGGCAATAGTTGGAGCTGCTGGATTTGAGCAAAATTTGCTCAATATTCTCCTTTGTCACTCTGATTCTCATTTGAAGGGCAAGTGTGAATTTGTGTGCGGTAACTGTAACGTTGAGTGGCCCTTCGACGAGGTTTGTAAGATGGCTCTTCTGACTCCAGAAGAAGTGGAAGAATTTGAGAAGAAAATATTCAGTAACGCTGCGAAGAATTTCTTGGACATCAAACAAGTAAGTGTGTTCTGCTTTTAGGATTCAAATGTCCTTGATAACAACAAGTAGTTGTGCATTCTACAACAGTGAATTTCAAAACATCTTGTTCATTATTGTCTTCACAGTGTCCTGGTTGCAGGTCTCGTGTGGTGAGAAAGGATCTCTCCAATTTGAATGTAGAGTGCCCGGTGTGCACAGCCAGCAAGAGAAGGACTTATAGGTTCTGCTGGCAGTGTTTGAGTGAATGGAAAGGTCCTGCTCCTCGCTCAGACCGCTGTGACAATGACGGCTGCCCAGATCCTTTGGACATCTTGAAAAACTGTCCGGACATTGTCTTCAAGGATGTGAAGGGGGTCAACGGCTGTCCCTGCATCCGAGCCTGTCCCACTTGTGGTATGCTGGTGGAGCATAACAAAAAACAGTGTAAAAGCATGGTCTGTCCCCGGTGTAAGGTGAAATTCTGTTTTGTGTGCCTGAAAAAGAACAAGGACTGTCTGCAGGACAATGCATACATTCTTTGCCACACTGATGTAGCGCCCAGACAGAGATCTATACCTGTGTGGCACAGGACATAGTCTGTTGATTGAAACTTGTAatctcataaaataaaatacagccTTTTTTTGGTTATTTATGTTCCGTCTTTGTTCTCGAGTTGGAAAAATTCTTCATGATACCAATCATCATGACTGTTATTACTCAGGCAAAAGCTGAACCCCAACAGCTTTCAAAAACAGCTCAGATTCTGAGATATTTATTTCAACCTATacattctttttttgtgtgtgaataaaattttttgtttgtcactcacacatttacaacaatttgtaaaaagtaaaatctgaACTGTAGTCATGTCTTATgatatttgtaatgtttgaaACTCTGTGTATCCTGCTTATGTTGGATATGTCAGTATCTGctcatttaatatttttcagtattttcagagcacttgatgtttttttttttaatatagccTCTGTTGTGTTGCTATGCCAGTGCGTTTTATTATGTACTGTTTGAATGTTacttgtcgttttttttttatttttttatgtgaggTAATATTAGTAGAATCCATTTTCTGTGCACGCAAGTGAAGACAAATATCTGCATTTTATACACAAAAGGtaaacaataaagttttttcctcttgtcAGCTTTATCCTGAAGATATGTGataccttttctttctttttctcaaagAACAGCAACTAAAAAGATAATAGATGAGGACAATAAGGACTGACACAAGGCCATATTTCCAAATAAAACAACCCATAAAAGGACCAGTATGGTGTTACACTTAAATTGGAATGTTAGCTAGTCAGTggtgaatgctaacattagcttttgtCTCATTGAAGCTTACGGGTTATCGGATGTTGTTTCACCTTGAAAtatccctccagattttcactagCCCTTGTCAGGAAGTGATTGaggcgccagagtcgcaaatttgcgacacacTGCGGTACTGaactaaacagctgttttctcccaatagagtgttacatgtcgttcatactccccaccactagttggcagacatcctatacttagaccttagctaataaaaacgtcttgcttcaatgcaaaatgttcgaggaagtcccatgcaaatTGTCGGGTGAGAGATCGGAGACAGTgcgccaggaagccattttgctgaaggggcattgctggattcagaagttattgagacgaaataaacgacaatggcatgcaaaaagttgacacttagggaagtgattgagctcctattcggtgattctgattctgaagtggaaaatctagctttgggagatgacggtcggttgattagtgagcttgctagtcgcggtgcgtctttgcatagcaatggcggtaccgcgcagagcgaggaaaacgcacaagcactaacacacgatcctttgcccaataagtgggaatggaaatgatacacgaactcgtagtatcagtagggaagcgaatggatgtggtagaagtagcggggGTGGTGAGAATACCGCTGGGTGTCAGCGCtagtgttcactctttccaccgcgacggtcacgtagcctccatccgcggcagcggtgcagctatgcgccgcagcagtgttcacgaagcacaaagcacacacgagtccaaCTCTCACAACACTAGATgagatagcagggggagacgtgggcaaagtgttcgtagaaaggctgatgggtgtcgtaggggcaacaggggaaggcagaacagggctggaaatgatgatgatgataatggtaatggtggctgggcttacttgagagatgaagtatatggataaagccctttgatgagcaaattggatatcgtggtgacagaaagctaagcaatgattcaaggtctatagtttttttgtccctctttctgactgatgatttctggtatcttataacaatggagacaatgctcatcagtatttaggctaacatgaactaattccaagttcacggtttcatgaatggtatgatgtaaatgtttatatatatatatatatatatatatatatatatatatatatatatatatatatatatatatatatatatatatatattagttcttattgtctctatgccttgcaatgagaggctccacactctacaaatattacaaacttttatctggatagatgggcacagataaggcctctgcagctaaaagacgcctactgttattattatcatataataataataataataataataataatgatgatgatgatgatgatgataataataataaagaagaagagaagagaaaacaagaaaaagggaagaaaaaaaacgcatactgtttacatgagttttgtggtgtagcctactaatagttctagtttacgactgttggcttacaatttactttttccctgttcatttgatgtgtggacaacataacaaatggatggaggggatgaatctgatgaaataagttcaactctctttcaaaataccaggtatttcatggaaattacataatccaatatggccgccaccatatgacgtcataatatgcaaattagatgggaaaaattactcccttcataaactttaggtcattctcaatatttgtctcatttacactttgtctctat containing:
- the LOC115590555 gene encoding probable E3 ubiquitin-protein ligase ARI5 — protein: MGGKLSIGRKKNENKRKIKIRLEPPRNEAPELDYEEFDVSTYRDQFASDIYDNVSLGEDAVPHLYDNADHGDNFVPEDSSSGTTYEEKCYDPQDPTLSFVDGKDEMDFLCNEYKSRRAKMSCGHTATPMSLTDWCLRLLDEEGKCEFVCGNCNVEWPFDEVCKMALLTPEEVEEFEKKIFSNAAKNFLDIKQCPGCRSRVVRKDLSNLNVECPVCTASKRRTYRFCWQCLSEWKGPAPRSDRCDNDGCPDPLDILKNCPDIVFKDVKGVNGCPCIRACPTCGMLVEHNKKQCKSMVCPRCKVKFCFVCLKKNKDCLQDNAYILCHTDVAPRQRSIPVWHRT